From a region of the uncultured Methanobrevibacter sp. genome:
- a CDS encoding helix-turn-helix domain-containing protein, translating into MKCVNLGLKVRLYPDGDMMIKINQNIGNSRFTWNKLLEYYKETYKLFK; encoded by the coding sequence ATGAAATGTGTTAATCTGGGTTTGAAGGTTAGGTTGTATCCAGATGGGGATATGATGATTAAAATTAATCAGAATATAGGTAATTCCAGGTTTACATGGAATAAACTCTTAGAATACTATAAAGAAACCTATAAATTATTCAAATT